From one Pseudoliparis swirei isolate HS2019 ecotype Mariana Trench chromosome 5, NWPU_hadal_v1, whole genome shotgun sequence genomic stretch:
- the zmat3 gene encoding zinc finger matrin-type protein 3: MALQLKNGDAPYYQSADYCRNYTSPPVSYGDSSHYLARLPGPGTMLKPPLSLFSHPQQPFHHMDSLHQLGPPPMVPRQPLGPPPLAPAQLRTSSDGSATGSSTNGTHSGSPTCPDHSHLPPMPPMSCLIPGPLPGQAAPASEQPQDEGSLLGTDEQEDSPGLGELCKPLYCKLCNVTLNSAQQAQAHYQGKNHSKKLRNFYAGSQQPPAIRIPEVLQANGQTSVCSGSNDSDAGRQVQYKGATRVILATENDYCKLCDASFSSLAVAQAHYQGKNHAKKLRLAEAQQNSSTIEAAQRRNRKDGSEYRLVKNRHSPQLPASMPGPYYNPRPRQRIPRDLAMCVTPSGQFYCSMCNCGAEQEADFRQHLESKQHKAKVSELRYRHEMENLGYS, encoded by the exons ATGGCGCTGCAGCTGAAGAACGGGGATGCACCGTACTACCAGAGTGCGGATTACTGCAGAAATTACACTTCGCCGCCTGTCAGCTACGGCGACAGCAGCCATTATCTTGCCCGGTTGCCAG GCCCAGGGACCATGTTGAAGCCTCCTCTGAGTCTGTTCAGCCATCCCCAGCAGCCTTTCCATCACATGGACTCTTTGCACCAGCTGGGACCTCCACCAATGGTGCCTAGACAACCTCTCGGACCACCACCCCTTGCCCCTGCTCAG CTTAGGACCTCCTCCGATGGTTCAGCCACTGGGTCCTCCACCAATGGCACACACTCTGGGTCCCCCACCT GTCCAGACCATTCCCATCTGCCCCCAATGCCCCCAATGTCCTGCCTAATCCCCGGTCCTCTCCCGGGACAGGCAGCCCCGGCCAGCGAGCAGCCACAGGATGAGGGCTCTCTGCTGGGGACGGATGAGCAGGAAGACTCTCCAGGGTTGGGGGAACTGTGTAAACCACTGTACTGTAAACTCTGCAATGTTACCCTCAACTCTGCTCAGCAGGCACAAGCTCACTACCAG GGGAAGAACCACAGTAAAAAGCTAAGAAATTTCTACGCTGGCAGTCAACAGCCTCCGGCGATCAGGATCCCAGAAGTCCTCCAGGCGAACGGCCAGACATCCGTCTGCTCAGGATCAAACGACAGTGACGCAGGCAGGCAG GTGCAGTATAAGGGGGCAACCAGGGTCATCTTAGCCACAGAGAATGACTATTGTAAGCTGTGTGACGCCTCGTTCAGTTCACTGGCAGTTGCACAGGCCCACTACCAGGGCAAGAACCACGCCAAGAAACTACGGCTCGCTGAGGCCCAACAGAATTCCA GCACCATTGAGGCAGCCCAGAGAAGAAACAGGAAAGATGGCAGTGAATACAGACTGGTGAAAAACCGCCACAGCCCACAGCTACCTGCTTCCATGCCAG GGCCGTACTACAACCCCAGACCGAGGCAGCGCATCCCCAGGGACTTGGCCATGTGTGTGACTCCCAGCGGACAGTTCTACTGCTCCATGTGCAACTGCGGAGCCGAGCAGGAGGCCGACTTCAGGCAGCATCTGGAGAGCAAGCAGCACAAAGCAAAAGTGTCAGAGTTGCGATACCGCCACGAGATGGAGAACCTCGGCTACAGCTAA